A part of Gossypium hirsutum isolate 1008001.06 chromosome A07, Gossypium_hirsutum_v2.1, whole genome shotgun sequence genomic DNA contains:
- the LOC107951967 gene encoding serine/threonine-protein phosphatase 4 regulatory subunit 3A isoform X1: protein MPTEPPSASRSTNPSAASPSPSVYTATTNRDHICNVQQNIHFSSLNSETFHSMNSELRELPAVELSTLAIILKTVTESGIANQMRLTELILNDQDFFQKLMELFRICEDLENMDGLHMIFKIVKGIILLNSAQIFEKIFGDELIMDIIGSLECATLSEFSERTCCF, encoded by the exons ATGCCGACCGAACCACCTAGTGCATCGCGCTCGACTAACCCCTCTGCTGCGTCGCCGTCGCCGTCGGTCTATACTGCCACAACCAATCG GGACCACATCTGTAATGTGCAACAAAATATACATTTCAGTTCTCTCAACA GTGAAACATTTCACTCAATGAATAGTGAGTTGAGGGAGTTGCCAGCTGTGGAGCTTTCTACTCTCGCAATAATCCTCAAG ACTGTGACTGAGAGTGGCATTGCTAATCAGATGCGGCTGACAGAACTAATATTGAATGAT CAAGATTTCTTCCAGAAGCTGATGGAGCTATTCAGAATTTGTGAAGACTTGGAAAATATGGATGGTCTTCACATGATATTTAAAATAGTCAAGGGGATAA TTTTGCTCAATAGTGctcaaatttttgagaaaatatttggaGACGAATTGATCATGGATATTATTGGTTCTCTTGAAT GTGCAACACTATCGGAATTTTCTGAAAGAACATGTTGTTTTTAA
- the LOC107951967 gene encoding serine/threonine-protein phosphatase 4 regulatory subunit 3A isoform X2, which translates to MPTEPPSASRSTNPSAASPSPSVYTATTNRDHICNVQQNIHFSSLNSETFHSMNSELRELPAVELSTLAIILKTVTESGIANQMRLTELILNDQDFFQKLMELFRICEDLENMDGLHMIFKIVKGIILLNSAQIFEKIFGDELIMDIIGSLE; encoded by the exons ATGCCGACCGAACCACCTAGTGCATCGCGCTCGACTAACCCCTCTGCTGCGTCGCCGTCGCCGTCGGTCTATACTGCCACAACCAATCG GGACCACATCTGTAATGTGCAACAAAATATACATTTCAGTTCTCTCAACA GTGAAACATTTCACTCAATGAATAGTGAGTTGAGGGAGTTGCCAGCTGTGGAGCTTTCTACTCTCGCAATAATCCTCAAG ACTGTGACTGAGAGTGGCATTGCTAATCAGATGCGGCTGACAGAACTAATATTGAATGAT CAAGATTTCTTCCAGAAGCTGATGGAGCTATTCAGAATTTGTGAAGACTTGGAAAATATGGATGGTCTTCACATGATATTTAAAATAGTCAAGGGGATAA TTTTGCTCAATAGTGctcaaatttttgagaaaatatttggaGACGAATTGATCATGGATATTATTGGTTCTCTTGAAT GA
- the LOC107951960 gene encoding probable E3 ubiquitin-protein ligase XERICO produces the protein MGLSSLPAPSEGVLCVLLVNTALSISMVKGIIRSILHIIGIHLSSSSSSSSSSSSSSSSSSSPSSDLIEIPAVSFDISIGNADSYIKEFRSRMPSTRYDAVCSGSQPEHDCSVCLTRFEPESEINRLSCGHLFHKVCLEKWLNYWNVTCPLCRNALLPEDDPAYFW, from the coding sequence ATGGGTCTCTCAAGTCTCCCAGCCCCATCAGAAGGAGTGCTATGTGTACTCTTGGTAAACACAGCTTTATCCATATCTATGGTTAAAGGCATAATTCGATCAATCCTTCACATTATCGGTATCCATCTCTCCTCGTCCtcgtcctcctcctcctcctcgtcatcatcatcatcatcatcatcatcgccATCCTCGGATCTTATTGAAATCCCTGCGGTATCATTCGACATCAGCATCGGTAATGCTGATAGTTACATTAAAGAGTTCCGGAGCAGGATGCCATCGACCCGGTACGATGCGGTATGTAGCGGCAGTCAACCGGAGCATGACTGTTCAGTTTGCCTGACTAGGTTCGAGCCAGAATCAGAGATTAACCGCTTGTCCTGCGGTCATCTGTTTCACAAGGTATGCTTGGAAAAGTGGTTGAACTATTGGAATGTCACATGCCCTCTTTGCAGGAACGCTCTGCTGCCCGAAGACGATCCGGCCTACTTTTGGTGA